One Pseudomonas abieticivorans genomic region harbors:
- the hflC gene encoding protease modulator HflC, producing MLSSTHNHSGHDHAHHDHDHDHHDHAHGAPQDARPWRRMALAGVLVLFAIATACLVQVRSGEATVITRFGNPARVLLEPGLAWRLPIPFESAVPVDLRLRTTSSGLQDVGTRDGLRIIVQAYVAWQVQADPDNVQRFMRAVQNQPEEAARQIRTFVGSALETSASGFDLSNLVNTDASQVHIADFEDHLRQQISEQLLSTYGVKVLQVGIERLTLPAVTLNATVERMRAERETIATERTAEGKRQAAEIRSGAERDARILQADASVKAAEVEAQSRVEAAQIYGKAYAGSPDLYNLLRSLDTLGTIVNSGTHLVLRTDAAPFRALVDGPPQLAPAAKASQP from the coding sequence ATTTTGAGTTCAACGCATAACCATTCGGGCCACGACCACGCCCACCACGATCACGATCATGACCACCATGACCATGCCCATGGCGCCCCACAGGACGCCCGGCCCTGGCGGCGCATGGCGCTGGCTGGCGTGCTGGTGCTGTTTGCCATCGCCACCGCGTGCCTGGTGCAGGTGCGTTCCGGCGAAGCCACGGTGATCACCCGCTTCGGCAACCCGGCCCGCGTGCTGCTGGAACCAGGCCTGGCCTGGCGCCTGCCGATCCCGTTCGAAAGCGCGGTACCGGTGGACCTGCGCTTGCGCACCACCTCCAGTGGTTTGCAAGACGTGGGCACCCGCGACGGCCTGCGCATTATCGTCCAGGCCTATGTTGCCTGGCAGGTGCAAGCGGACCCCGACAACGTGCAGCGCTTCATGCGCGCGGTGCAGAACCAGCCTGAAGAGGCTGCGCGGCAAATCCGTACCTTCGTCGGCTCCGCCCTGGAAACCTCGGCCAGCGGCTTCGACCTGTCGAACCTGGTGAACACCGATGCCAGCCAGGTGCACATCGCCGACTTCGAAGACCACTTGCGCCAGCAGATTTCCGAACAGTTGCTCAGCACCTATGGCGTGAAAGTGCTGCAGGTGGGCATCGAGCGCCTGACCCTGCCCGCCGTGACCCTGAACGCCACCGTGGAGCGCATGCGCGCCGAACGGGAAACCATCGCCACCGAACGCACGGCCGAAGGTAAGCGCCAGGCCGCCGAGATCCGTTCGGGCGCCGAGCGTGACGCGCGCATCCTGCAGGCCGATGCCTCGGTCAAAGCCGCCGAAGTGGAGGCCCAGTCCCGGGTCGAAGCCGCCCAGATCTACGGCAAAGCCTATGCCGGGTCCCCGGACCTTTACAACCTGCTGCGCTCGCTGGACACCCTGGGCACCATCGTCAACTCCGGTACCCACCTGGTGTTGCGCACGGATGCGGCGCCGTTCCGCGCCCTGGTCGACGGCCCGCCCCAATTGGCCCCCGCGGCCAAGGCCAGCCAACCATGA
- the hflK gene encoding protease modulator HflK: MRVDLDAGGGDLQALPRFQRAAWQARRLFSLLLGTGVLLGLALLAGIFLELFTRDSIWLPLLSLVGASLLCLAAVAQWAWRIAVWRVQAMAQPPVVALAPPAEDLQSLSAYDRFLNRIGDSGHGLIERLGLSALWLMGLGVLALLLVNYSWNLALPAQALGQSAYVMAGLALTLAFCLLVLERHLSASDANEWPEASGLALQLRVTLAALVISAACLFFANADNTWPLRVAVIAGLLPVIVALELLLRALFSIFTPQRATLEPQIIADSLAAGLLHWPPRPLGRLQDEMQQRFGIDLRQIWALGFMRRASLPVLALIAVIGWLLSGVTQIPMNGRGVYEHFGKPLAVWQPGLHVGLPWPFGQVRAVENGVVHELATSNEASAADELASVEGPAPASANRLWDASHRSEKSQVIASASGSQQSFQVVNMDVRFVYRIGLTDKAALAATYNSADVPALIRSTASRVLVHQLAARELDDMLGEARAQLGDTIGKAVQGELDRLDSGVQLLATVVEAIHPPSGAANAYHAVQAAQISAQALISRERGNASETTNQAQTLATATRDEAQSTREETLSTARAAGLRFSAEQQAWHSAGQAFIDEQYFSQLSLGLANAKALILDHRLARDEPPTLDLRTFAAPVDPGKPRP, translated from the coding sequence ATGAGAGTTGATCTGGATGCCGGCGGCGGCGATCTACAGGCCCTGCCCCGCTTTCAGCGGGCGGCTTGGCAAGCGCGTCGCCTGTTCAGCCTACTGCTGGGCACGGGCGTGTTGTTGGGGCTAGCGTTGCTGGCCGGGATATTTCTGGAGCTGTTTACCCGCGACTCAATCTGGCTACCGTTGTTGAGTCTGGTCGGCGCCAGCCTGCTGTGCCTTGCCGCAGTGGCCCAATGGGCCTGGCGCATCGCCGTGTGGCGCGTGCAAGCCATGGCCCAACCGCCTGTGGTGGCCCTTGCCCCGCCCGCTGAAGACCTGCAATCGCTGAGCGCCTACGACCGCTTCCTTAATCGTATCGGCGACAGCGGCCATGGCCTGATCGAGCGCCTGGGCCTGTCGGCCCTATGGTTGATGGGCCTGGGCGTGCTGGCGCTGCTGCTGGTGAACTACAGCTGGAACCTGGCCCTGCCTGCCCAAGCCCTGGGCCAGAGCGCCTACGTCATGGCAGGCCTGGCGCTGACCCTGGCGTTTTGCCTACTGGTGCTGGAACGCCACCTGAGCGCCAGCGACGCCAACGAATGGCCAGAAGCCTCGGGCCTGGCCCTGCAACTGCGGGTCACCCTCGCCGCCCTGGTGATCAGCGCAGCCTGCCTGTTCTTTGCCAACGCCGACAACACCTGGCCCCTGCGCGTAGCAGTAATTGCTGGCCTGCTGCCGGTGATAGTTGCCTTGGAATTGCTGTTGCGCGCGCTGTTTTCGATATTTACCCCGCAACGCGCCACACTTGAGCCGCAGATCATCGCCGACAGCCTGGCGGCCGGCCTGCTGCATTGGCCGCCGCGCCCGCTGGGGCGTTTGCAGGATGAAATGCAGCAACGCTTCGGCATCGACCTGCGGCAGATCTGGGCCCTGGGCTTCATGCGCCGGGCCTCGCTGCCAGTACTGGCGTTGATCGCAGTGATCGGCTGGCTGCTCAGTGGTGTGACCCAAATCCCCATGAACGGGCGTGGCGTGTACGAACATTTCGGCAAGCCCCTGGCCGTTTGGCAACCGGGCTTGCACGTGGGCCTGCCGTGGCCGTTCGGCCAGGTGCGCGCCGTGGAGAACGGCGTGGTGCATGAGCTGGCGACCAGCAACGAGGCCAGCGCTGCCGATGAGCTGGCCAGCGTCGAAGGGCCGGCGCCGGCCAGTGCCAACCGCCTGTGGGACGCCTCGCACCGCAGCGAAAAATCCCAGGTGATCGCCAGCGCCAGCGGTTCCCAGCAAAGCTTCCAGGTGGTGAACATGGACGTGCGCTTCGTCTATCGCATCGGCCTGACCGACAAAGCCGCCTTGGCCGCCACCTACAACAGCGCCGATGTGCCGGCACTGATCCGCAGCACCGCCAGCCGCGTGCTGGTGCACCAATTGGCCGCCCGCGAGTTGGATGACATGCTCGGCGAAGCCCGCGCACAACTGGGCGACACCATTGGCAAGGCCGTGCAGGGCGAGCTCGATCGCTTGGACAGCGGCGTGCAACTGCTGGCCACGGTGGTGGAAGCCATTCACCCGCCGTCTGGCGCCGCCAATGCCTACCATGCCGTGCAGGCGGCGCAAATCAGTGCCCAAGCGTTGATCTCCCGCGAGCGCGGCAATGCCAGCGAAACCACCAACCAGGCGCAAACCCTGGCCACCGCTACCCGCGACGAGGCCCAGTCCACCCGCGAAGAAACCTTGAGTACCGCGCGCGCCGCAGGCCTGCGTTTCAGTGCCGAGCAGCAGGCCTGGCACAGCGCCGGGCAGGCCTTCATCGATGAACAGTATTTCAGCCAGCTGAGCCTGGGCCTGGCCAACGCCAAAGCGTTGATCCTCGATCACCGCCTTGCCCGTGACGAGCCGCCGACCCTGGACCTGAGAACCTTCGCCGCGCCGGTCGACCCCGGCAAGCCACGCCCGTAA
- a CDS encoding site-specific integrase → MSELPAVCLPDLQNPLVQYLARLVPSSQLTMKYVLQDAADRLGFDEIDIRDVPWHHLQPGHITALVVALREDGYAPNTSSLYVNAIRGVVNEAWRLSLIDQEHLLKMRSVKPAAGTRLSQGRNLKRTLIRELMDACAADPRPQGLRDAAVIAILYGSGMRKSESVNLELAQIDFSERSLQVTGKGNKQLVKYAPAWAFDKLNAWLDFRREHLPEGQKDDPFLFNRIRRGSHITRERITKHAIYYIARQRGMQVGVKIMPHDFRRSFITRVIEEHDLSIAQKLAHHTNIQTTANYDVRDDNERRRAVDRYDL, encoded by the coding sequence TTGTCTGAGTTGCCCGCTGTCTGCCTACCCGACCTGCAAAACCCCCTGGTGCAATACCTGGCGCGCCTGGTGCCGTCCAGCCAACTGACCATGAAATACGTATTGCAAGATGCTGCCGACCGCCTGGGGTTCGATGAGATCGACATCCGTGACGTACCCTGGCACCACCTGCAACCCGGCCACATCACCGCACTGGTGGTGGCGCTGCGCGAAGACGGCTACGCCCCCAATACCTCGTCGCTGTACGTCAACGCCATCCGCGGGGTGGTCAACGAAGCCTGGCGCCTGAGCCTGATCGATCAAGAGCACCTGCTGAAAATGCGCTCGGTCAAGCCTGCGGCCGGCACCCGCCTAAGCCAGGGTCGCAACCTGAAACGCACGCTGATTCGCGAGCTGATGGACGCCTGCGCCGCTGACCCCAGGCCACAAGGCCTGCGGGATGCCGCGGTGATCGCGATCCTGTACGGCTCAGGCATGCGCAAGTCCGAGTCGGTGAACCTTGAGTTGGCACAGATCGATTTCAGCGAACGCAGCCTGCAGGTTACCGGCAAAGGCAACAAGCAACTGGTCAAGTACGCGCCGGCCTGGGCCTTTGACAAGCTCAATGCCTGGCTGGACTTTCGCCGCGAGCACCTGCCGGAGGGGCAAAAGGACGACCCGTTCCTGTTCAACCGTATCCGCCGTGGCAGCCACATCACCCGCGAGCGCATCACCAAGCACGCCATTTACTACATCGCCCGCCAACGCGGGATGCAGGTGGGGGTGAAGATCATGCCCCACGATTTCAGGCGCTCGTTCATCACCCGGGTGATTGAAGAGCATGACCTGAGCATCGCGCAAAAGCTGGCGCACCACACCAATATCCAGACCACGGCCAACTACGATGTGCGCGATGACAATGAGCGGCGCCGGGCCGTGGACCGCTATGACTTGTAG
- a CDS encoding HlyD family secretion protein: MTSLAQPAAIATVEPPAPVKSRKRLLISALALIGLVLLAGYAWHWWQVGRFVESTDDAYIGAETTVVGPKVSGYIAQVAVQDNQPVKAGDLLIKIDDRDYRAAVAKAQGAVAAQQALLANLDATEHLQQAVISQADAGIGAASAEMVRSRNDNARYKTLTQTNAVSVQNAQQVETTFKTAQANNARAQAQLLAAQRQLNVIDTQKQQARAALMQANADLEVAQLNLGYTELRAPVDGVIGNRRARVGAFAAAGTQLLAVVPASGLWVDANFKEDQLAEMRAGQAVVIRADVLPGKTFHGHLDSLAPATGAQFSVLPPENATGNFTKIVQRVPVRIFLDPADAVLGQLRPGLSVTAAVDTKATEAGEQQAAR, from the coding sequence ATGACCAGCCTTGCCCAGCCCGCCGCCATTGCCACCGTCGAACCGCCCGCCCCGGTCAAAAGCCGCAAGCGCCTGCTGATCAGCGCCCTGGCCCTGATTGGCCTGGTCTTGCTGGCGGGGTACGCCTGGCACTGGTGGCAGGTGGGCCGCTTTGTCGAGAGCACCGACGACGCCTACATCGGCGCCGAAACCACGGTGGTCGGGCCCAAGGTGTCCGGCTACATCGCCCAGGTCGCCGTGCAAGACAACCAGCCGGTAAAGGCCGGCGACCTGCTGATCAAGATCGACGATCGCGATTACCGTGCCGCCGTGGCCAAGGCCCAGGGCGCGGTAGCGGCGCAGCAGGCGCTGCTGGCCAACCTGGACGCCACCGAGCATCTGCAGCAAGCGGTGATCAGCCAGGCCGACGCCGGCATCGGCGCCGCCAGTGCCGAGATGGTGCGCTCGCGTAACGATAACGCCCGCTACAAGACGCTCACCCAAACCAATGCAGTGTCCGTGCAGAACGCCCAACAGGTGGAAACCACCTTCAAGACCGCCCAGGCCAACAACGCCCGCGCCCAGGCGCAACTGCTGGCCGCGCAGCGCCAGCTCAACGTGATCGACACCCAAAAGCAGCAGGCCCGTGCCGCGCTGATGCAGGCCAATGCCGACCTTGAGGTGGCGCAACTGAACCTGGGCTACACCGAACTGCGCGCGCCGGTGGACGGCGTAATCGGCAACCGGCGTGCGCGGGTCGGTGCCTTCGCCGCCGCCGGCACGCAGTTGCTCGCGGTGGTGCCGGCCAGTGGTTTGTGGGTGGACGCCAACTTCAAGGAAGACCAACTGGCCGAAATGCGCGCAGGGCAAGCCGTGGTCATTCGCGCCGACGTGTTGCCTGGCAAGACGTTCCACGGCCACCTCGACAGCCTGGCACCGGCCACGGGCGCGCAGTTCAGCGTGCTGCCGCCAGAGAACGCCACTGGCAATTTCACCAAGATCGTCCAGCGGGTGCCGGTGCGCATTTTCCTTGACCCGGCCGATGCGGTACTGGGCCAGCTGCGCCCCGGCCTGTCGGTGACCGCGGCGGTCGATACCAAGGCTACCGAGGCCGGTGAACAGCAGGCCGCCCGGTGA
- a CDS encoding sn-glycerol-3-phosphate transporter — MKFGFWLFLSLFCVMSASADEGDFWYVQTSAYTTHWRHDPDHNNHQELIGLERNFSDGTLIGGATFRNSYYQRSYYGYVGKRWESADYPVYVKLSGGLIQGYKGEYRDKIPLNHLGVAPVIIPAVGAHLGPVGAEFVLLGNAAAMVNAGLRF; from the coding sequence ATGAAATTCGGCTTCTGGCTTTTTCTCTCGCTGTTTTGCGTGATGTCGGCGTCGGCTGACGAGGGTGATTTCTGGTACGTGCAAACCAGTGCCTACACCACTCACTGGCGGCATGATCCCGATCATAACAACCACCAGGAACTGATTGGCCTGGAGCGCAACTTCAGCGATGGCACGTTGATCGGCGGCGCTACGTTTCGCAACTCGTATTACCAACGGTCCTATTACGGCTACGTCGGCAAGCGCTGGGAAAGCGCCGACTACCCGGTATACGTCAAGCTCAGTGGTGGGCTGATCCAAGGCTACAAAGGCGAATACCGCGACAAGATCCCCTTGAACCACCTGGGCGTGGCCCCGGTGATCATCCCGGCGGTGGGCGCGCATTTGGGCCCGGTGGGCGCGGAGTTCGTGCTGCTGGGCAATGCCGCAGCGATGGTTAACGCAGGACTGCGCTTTTAG
- the hflK gene encoding protease modulator HflK yields MSSPDLPRAGANGPWLQAGRMAFLALYGVTLLTAFGWGVSNIRQVGPESRAVVLRMGALQRVQSAGLLLAWPRPFEQVVMLPSADRVIEQRVQTLLRENQTSAIDLNTSRNSDAVAGAGYLLTGDAGVVQLDVRVFYKVTEPYAYVLQSQHLQASLDRLVARSAVAVSASRDLDTILVARPELVGSDSKAAERRERLRGDLMQGINQSLAALQKNGSGLGVHIERVDLQSSLPDGAVNAFNAVLTASQKAEQNIAAARNDAAKLTQAATQNADRTLQVAHAQASERLAKAQSDTATITSLAQTQHDHSDPGLLQRLYRERIPGILAKAGSVTTVDPRDDAHLILQGNQP; encoded by the coding sequence ATGAGTAGCCCGGACTTGCCACGCGCAGGTGCCAATGGCCCTTGGTTGCAGGCCGGGCGCATGGCCTTCCTGGCCCTGTATGGCGTCACCCTGTTGACCGCGTTTGGCTGGGGCGTGTCGAACATTCGCCAGGTAGGCCCAGAAAGCCGCGCCGTGGTATTGCGCATGGGCGCCTTGCAGCGGGTGCAAAGCGCAGGCCTGCTGCTGGCGTGGCCGCGCCCCTTCGAGCAGGTGGTGATGCTGCCGTCGGCCGACCGGGTGATCGAACAACGGGTGCAAACCCTGCTGCGTGAAAACCAGACCAGCGCCATCGACCTGAACACCTCGCGCAACAGCGACGCGGTGGCTGGCGCCGGCTACCTGCTGACCGGCGATGCCGGCGTGGTGCAACTGGATGTGCGGGTCTTCTACAAGGTCACCGAGCCCTATGCCTACGTGTTGCAAAGCCAGCACTTGCAGGCTTCTCTAGACCGACTGGTCGCCCGCAGCGCCGTGGCCGTCAGCGCCTCGCGCGATCTGGACACCATCCTGGTCGCCCGCCCGGAACTGGTGGGCAGCGACAGCAAGGCCGCCGAACGTCGCGAGCGCCTGCGCGGTGATCTGATGCAAGGCATCAACCAGAGCCTGGCGGCCTTACAGAAAAACGGCAGCGGCCTGGGCGTGCACATCGAGCGAGTCGACCTGCAGTCCAGCCTGCCGGACGGCGCCGTGAACGCCTTCAACGCCGTGCTGACCGCCAGCCAGAAAGCCGAACAGAACATCGCCGCTGCCCGCAACGACGCGGCCAAACTGACCCAGGCCGCCACCCAAAACGCCGACCGCACCCTGCAGGTTGCCCACGCCCAGGCCAGCGAGCGCCTGGCCAAGGCCCAGTCCGACACGGCCACCATCACAAGCCTTGCGCAAACCCAGCACGACCATAGCGACCCAGGCCTGTTGCAGCGCCTGTACCGCGAGCGCATCCCGGGGATCTTGGCCAAGGCCGGCTCCGTGACCACGGTCGACCCGCGGGATGATGCCCACCTGATATTGCAAGGCAACCAACCATGA
- a CDS encoding DHA2 family efflux MFS transporter permease subunit: protein MPTGQRVFAFAAMCVGMFIALLDIQIVSASLRDIGGGLSAGADETAWVQTSYLIAEIVVIPLSGWLSRVLSTRWLFCGSAVGFTLASLLCGMAWNIQSMIAFRALQGFLGGSMIPLVFTTAFFFFTGKQRVIAAATIGAIASLAPTLGPTLGGWITDHYSWHWLFYINLIPGIFVAVVVPMKVRIDSPDLSLLKGADYLSMLFMALFLGCLEYTLEEGPRWNWFSDSTILITAWVSGLSALAFISRTLMVEHPIVDLRALRERNFALGCFFSFVTGIGLFATIYLTPLFLGRVRGYSALDIGLAVFSTGVFQILSIPLYAFLANRVDLRWIMMFGLGLFALSMWDFSPITHDWGANELLLPQALRGIAQQMAVPPTVTLTLGALAQSRLKQASGLFNLMRNLGGAIGIAACATLLNDRTNLHFTRLAEHLNSTNENMNHWLDQVSGNLATLGHGGADGMTAALQQLWQLTYREAQTQTYSDAFLAIMVCFIVATLMVPLMRKVVPPSQPSAHAH, encoded by the coding sequence ATGCCCACCGGGCAGCGGGTGTTCGCCTTCGCCGCGATGTGCGTGGGCATGTTCATCGCCCTGTTGGACATCCAGATCGTCTCGGCCTCGCTGCGTGACATCGGCGGTGGGCTGTCGGCCGGCGCCGATGAAACCGCCTGGGTGCAAACCAGTTACCTGATCGCCGAGATCGTGGTCATTCCGCTGTCGGGCTGGCTGTCGCGGGTGCTTTCCACGCGCTGGTTGTTCTGTGGCTCGGCCGTGGGCTTTACCCTGGCCAGCCTGTTGTGCGGCATGGCCTGGAACATCCAGAGCATGATTGCCTTTCGCGCCTTGCAAGGCTTTTTGGGCGGTTCGATGATCCCGCTGGTGTTCACCACCGCGTTCTTTTTCTTCACCGGCAAGCAGCGGGTGATCGCCGCCGCCACCATCGGCGCCATCGCCTCGCTGGCGCCCACCCTGGGCCCGACCCTGGGAGGCTGGATCACCGACCATTACTCCTGGCACTGGTTGTTTTACATCAACCTGATACCGGGCATCTTCGTCGCGGTGGTGGTGCCGATGAAGGTACGCATCGACAGCCCGGACTTGAGCCTGCTCAAGGGCGCCGACTACCTGAGCATGTTGTTCATGGCGCTGTTTTTGGGCTGCCTGGAGTACACCCTGGAAGAAGGCCCGCGCTGGAACTGGTTCAGCGACAGCACCATCCTGATTACCGCGTGGGTATCGGGGCTTTCGGCGCTGGCCTTTATCAGCCGCACGCTGATGGTCGAGCACCCCATCGTCGACCTGCGCGCCTTGCGCGAGCGCAACTTCGCCCTGGGCTGCTTCTTCTCTTTCGTCACCGGCATCGGCCTGTTCGCCACCATTTACCTGACGCCGCTGTTTTTAGGCCGAGTGCGCGGCTACAGCGCGCTGGACATTGGCCTGGCGGTGTTTTCCACGGGGGTGTTCCAGATCCTCTCGATCCCGCTGTACGCCTTTTTGGCCAACCGCGTGGACCTGCGCTGGATCATGATGTTCGGGCTGGGGCTGTTCGCCCTGTCGATGTGGGACTTCTCGCCGATCACCCACGACTGGGGCGCCAATGAACTGTTACTGCCCCAGGCCTTGCGCGGCATCGCCCAGCAGATGGCCGTGCCGCCCACCGTGACCTTGACCCTGGGCGCCCTAGCCCAGTCGCGACTCAAACAGGCCTCGGGGCTGTTCAACCTGATGCGCAACCTGGGCGGCGCCATTGGCATCGCGGCGTGCGCGACCCTGCTCAACGACCGCACCAACTTGCACTTCACCCGCTTGGCCGAACACCTGAACAGCACCAACGAAAACATGAACCACTGGCTCGACCAGGTCAGCGGCAACCTCGCGACCCTGGGCCACGGTGGCGCCGACGGCATGACCGCAGCCTTGCAGCAACTGTGGCAACTGACCTACCGGGAGGCACAAACCCAGACCTATTCGGATGCGTTCCTGGCGATCATGGTCTGTTTCATCGTGGCCACGTTGATGGTGCCATTGATGCGCAAGGTGGTGCCGCCGAGCCAGCCTTCAGCGCACGCCCATTGA
- a CDS encoding cation:dicarboxylate symporter family transporter has product MKLLGKLYIQVLIAMALAIALGLIAPDLAVQMKPLGTAFIALLKMLLGPIIFFTVVHGIAHIGDFRRLGRIGIKTLVYFEVVSTLAMLVGFTVVSLVRPGDGLHASLTTLGSEAASSSAAVAADSFSLGHFMMSIIPRTLASAFVDGDILPVLFVSVLVGIALAQCAKPDWVGLRLLTEGQTVVFKLLSYIMRLSPLGAFGAMSAAVGSYGHSTLLYLLRYILTYYASTLIFIFLVLGSVAALAGLSLLKILRVIKEEAIIAMGTASSEAAFPRLVDKLKQAGCDEAVVGFVLPAGYSFNIDGACLYMACGLGFLAQATDTSLSLGQQISLLGVMMLTSKGGAGAAGGAVIKLAATLQSVKVLPMGAVGLLFGIDRILAIATSTTNVIGNSVAVFVICRWEKLFDRERFDAYLAPSNATRSAPLKPLEENSP; this is encoded by the coding sequence ATGAAGCTGCTTGGCAAGCTTTACATCCAGGTGCTTATCGCCATGGCCCTGGCCATCGCGTTGGGCCTGATCGCACCGGACCTGGCGGTGCAGATGAAACCCCTGGGCACCGCCTTCATCGCCTTGCTGAAGATGCTGCTGGGCCCGATCATTTTTTTCACCGTGGTGCACGGCATTGCCCATATCGGTGATTTTCGCCGCCTGGGCCGCATCGGCATCAAAACCCTGGTGTACTTCGAGGTGGTCAGTACCCTGGCCATGCTGGTGGGCTTCACCGTGGTGTCGCTGGTACGCCCCGGCGATGGCCTGCATGCCTCGCTCACTACCCTGGGCAGTGAGGCGGCCAGCAGCAGTGCGGCCGTGGCGGCCGACAGTTTCAGCCTGGGCCATTTCATGATGTCGATCATCCCGCGCACCTTGGCGTCGGCCTTTGTCGACGGCGATATCCTGCCAGTGCTGTTCGTGTCCGTGCTGGTGGGCATCGCCCTGGCACAGTGCGCCAAGCCCGACTGGGTAGGCCTGCGGCTGCTGACGGAGGGGCAGACGGTGGTGTTCAAGTTGCTGAGCTACATCATGCGCCTGTCACCGTTGGGGGCATTTGGCGCGATGTCGGCGGCGGTGGGCAGTTACGGGCATTCGACCCTGCTGTACCTGCTGCGTTATATCCTGACCTATTACGCCAGCACCCTGATCTTCATCTTCCTGGTGCTGGGCAGCGTGGCTGCCCTGGCGGGGTTGTCGCTGTTGAAAATTTTGCGGGTGATCAAAGAGGAGGCCATCATCGCCATGGGCACGGCGTCCAGCGAAGCGGCGTTCCCAAGGCTGGTGGACAAGCTCAAGCAGGCCGGCTGCGATGAAGCGGTAGTGGGTTTCGTGCTGCCGGCCGGCTACAGCTTTAATATTGACGGCGCCTGCCTGTACATGGCCTGCGGGCTGGGTTTTCTGGCCCAAGCCACCGACACCTCGCTGTCCTTAGGCCAGCAAATCAGCCTGCTGGGGGTGATGATGCTGACCTCCAAAGGGGGCGCGGGCGCCGCCGGCGGTGCGGTGATCAAGTTGGCCGCCACCCTGCAATCGGTGAAGGTGCTGCCCATGGGCGCCGTCGGTTTGTTGTTCGGTATCGACCGCATCCTGGCGATTGCCACCTCCACCACTAATGTCATCGGCAACAGCGTGGCGGTGTTCGTCATCTG